From one Nocardioides scoriae genomic stretch:
- a CDS encoding FtsW/RodA/SpoVE family cell cycle protein, producing the protein MSSPLPGPRTQGGFVHRRRRGAELVLLLLSLVVGVGAYAAVGLGVDGEVPVDLLTHGLWLTALLLGCHVVLRRFAAYADPVLLPIVGALNGLGLAMIHRIDLGRQVRNPEAQAFAGTQLIWMTLGVLLFATVLVVLRDHRRLQAFTYTSGLGAIVLLLLPLVPGLGRTINGSRIWIGIGPLSFQPGEVAKLLLVVAFAGYLVLHRDALALAGRRLLFVDLPRGRDLGPVLAMWLLSLGILVFQRDLGSSLLFFGLFLVMLYVATERPGWLVVGGAMFVVGAYLGYLALGHVQTRVEAWLHPFDPDVNAYQLVQGLYGMGWGGLVGRGLGQGQPQITPLGFSDFIIASMGEELGLTGVMAIILLYGILVERALRTALICRDNFGKLMATGLAVVFSLQVFVVIGGVTKLIPLTGLTTPFLSQGGSSLVANWAIVALLLRISDQARRPPPELLVSDDSDSDATQVVNLR; encoded by the coding sequence GTGAGCAGCCCGCTCCCCGGCCCCCGGACCCAGGGCGGCTTCGTCCACCGGCGGCGGCGCGGGGCCGAGCTGGTGCTGCTGCTGCTCAGCCTCGTGGTCGGCGTCGGGGCGTACGCCGCGGTCGGCCTCGGCGTCGACGGCGAGGTCCCGGTCGACCTGCTGACCCACGGGCTGTGGCTCACGGCGCTGCTGCTCGGCTGCCACGTCGTGCTGCGCCGGTTCGCGGCGTACGCCGACCCGGTGCTGCTGCCCATCGTCGGGGCGCTCAACGGGCTCGGCCTGGCGATGATCCACCGCATCGACCTCGGCCGACAGGTCCGCAACCCCGAGGCGCAGGCCTTCGCCGGCACCCAGCTGATCTGGATGACGCTCGGTGTGCTGCTGTTCGCCACCGTGCTGGTCGTGCTGCGCGACCACCGCCGGCTGCAGGCCTTCACCTACACCTCGGGCCTGGGCGCGATCGTGCTGCTGCTCCTGCCGCTCGTGCCGGGCCTGGGCCGCACCATCAACGGCTCCCGGATCTGGATCGGCATCGGCCCGCTCAGCTTCCAGCCGGGCGAGGTCGCCAAGCTGCTGCTCGTGGTCGCCTTCGCCGGCTACCTCGTGCTGCACCGCGACGCCCTGGCGCTGGCCGGTCGCCGGCTGCTGTTCGTCGACCTGCCGCGCGGCCGCGACCTGGGCCCGGTGCTGGCGATGTGGCTGCTCTCCCTGGGCATCCTGGTCTTCCAGCGCGACCTCGGGTCCTCGCTGCTGTTCTTCGGCCTGTTCCTGGTGATGCTCTACGTCGCGACCGAGCGGCCGGGCTGGCTGGTCGTGGGCGGTGCGATGTTCGTCGTCGGCGCCTACCTCGGCTACCTCGCGCTGGGCCACGTGCAGACCCGCGTCGAGGCCTGGCTGCACCCCTTCGACCCCGACGTCAACGCCTACCAGCTGGTCCAGGGCCTCTACGGCATGGGCTGGGGCGGCTTGGTCGGCCGCGGGCTGGGCCAGGGCCAGCCGCAGATCACGCCGCTGGGCTTCTCCGACTTCATCATCGCCTCGATGGGCGAGGAGCTCGGGCTGACCGGCGTGATGGCGATCATCCTGCTCTACGGCATCCTCGTCGAGCGCGCGCTGCGCACCGCGCTGATCTGCCGCGACAACTTCGGCAAGCTGATGGCGACCGGCCTGGCCGTGGTCTTCTCGCTCCAGGTGTTCGTCGTCATCGGCGGCGTCACCAAGCTGATCCCGCTGACCGGCCTCACCACGCCGTTCCTGTCCCAGGGCGGCTCCAGCCTGGTCGCCAACTGGGCGATCGTGGCGCTGCTGCTCCGGATCTCCGACCAGGCCCGCCGCCCCCCGCCCGAGCTGCTCGTCTCCGACGACAGCGACAGCGACGCGACCCAGGTGGTGAACCTGCGATGA
- a CDS encoding rhomboid family intramembrane serine protease encodes MTSGVPEAPPTCFRHQGRETYIRCQRCDRPICPDCMRSASVGFQCPECVAEGARTTRQLVTPYGGQRSGDPRLTSFVLIGINALVWLAIAATGGGSSRLLDVLALLPRSATRMGTDGSLTLIRGVSDGAYWQLLTSAFTHVSLLHIGFNMLALYFLGPTLENVLGRVRFLALYLVSALAGSAAVMLFSSPNGQTLGASGAIFGLMGALAVIALKVQGQAQQVFVWIGLNLVITFTLPGISWQGHLGGLVGGAVIGAAMVYAPRSHRSLVQWSVTGLVLAAALVLIVARSLALGG; translated from the coding sequence GTGACCTCGGGCGTCCCGGAGGCGCCGCCGACCTGCTTCCGGCACCAGGGCCGGGAGACCTACATCCGCTGCCAGCGCTGCGACCGGCCGATCTGCCCGGACTGCATGCGCTCGGCGTCGGTGGGCTTCCAGTGTCCCGAGTGCGTGGCCGAGGGGGCGCGGACCACGCGCCAGCTCGTCACGCCGTACGGCGGGCAGCGGTCCGGCGACCCGCGCCTGACCAGCTTCGTGCTGATCGGGATCAACGCGCTGGTCTGGCTGGCCATCGCCGCGACCGGCGGTGGGTCCAGCCGGCTGCTCGACGTGCTGGCGCTGCTGCCGCGCTCGGCCACCCGGATGGGCACCGACGGGTCGCTGACGCTGATCCGCGGCGTCTCCGACGGCGCCTACTGGCAGCTGCTGACCTCGGCGTTCACCCACGTGAGCCTGCTCCACATCGGGTTCAACATGCTGGCGCTGTACTTCCTCGGCCCCACCCTGGAGAACGTCCTGGGGCGGGTCCGCTTCCTGGCGCTCTACCTGGTCTCGGCGCTCGCCGGGTCGGCCGCGGTGATGCTGTTCTCCTCGCCCAACGGCCAGACCCTCGGCGCCTCCGGGGCGATCTTCGGGCTCATGGGTGCGCTGGCGGTGATCGCGCTCAAGGTGCAGGGCCAGGCGCAGCAGGTGTTCGTGTGGATCGGCCTCAACCTGGTCATCACGTTCACGCTGCCCGGCATCTCCTGGCAGGGCCACCTCGGCGGCCTCGTCGGGGGCGCCGTGATCGGGGCGGCGATGGTCTACGCCCCGCGCTCGCACCGCTCGCTGGTCCAGTGGAGCGTCACCGGCCTGGTCCTGGCGGCCGCGCTGGTGCTGATCGTGGCCCGCTCGCTCGCCCTCGGGGGCTGA
- a CDS encoding cell division protein CrgA, whose protein sequence is MSKPTARQTKLTVSGYQTSVVRTALAVLLVVAGIVWMAVYVNVAKDAADFVSFPGAKKPSDPLPWMSDLGRWNFAIGFGAIFLGLVVAAHRLTPLGRGRGVVVGMLGCFLVGLVWIVVFYFIGQGGPVPVMKDLDQYNLLVGIGFMAVGFTYATKWE, encoded by the coding sequence GTGTCCAAGCCCACCGCCCGCCAGACGAAGCTCACGGTCAGTGGCTACCAGACCTCTGTCGTGCGGACCGCGCTCGCGGTGCTGCTGGTCGTCGCGGGCATCGTCTGGATGGCCGTCTACGTCAACGTCGCCAAGGACGCGGCCGACTTCGTGTCGTTCCCCGGCGCCAAGAAGCCCTCCGACCCGCTGCCGTGGATGTCGGACCTGGGCCGCTGGAACTTCGCCATCGGCTTCGGTGCGATCTTCCTCGGCCTGGTCGTCGCGGCCCACCGCCTGACCCCCCTCGGCCGCGGCCGCGGCGTCGTGGTCGGCATGCTCGGCTGCTTCCTCGTTGGCCTGGTCTGGATCGTCGTCTTCTACTTCATCGGCCAGGGCGGCCCGGTCCCTGTGATGAAGGACCTCGACCAGTACAACCTGCTCGTCGGCATCGGCTTCATGGCCGTGGGGTTCACCTACGCCACCAAGTGGGAGTAG
- the pknB gene encoding Stk1 family PASTA domain-containing Ser/Thr kinase, which yields MTQPHRIGGRYEIGELLGRGGMAEVRKGTDIRLGRTVAVKRLRTDLASDSTFQARFRREAQSAASLNDPSIVSVYDTGEEMATDGSNVAQPYIVMEYVAGRTLRDVIRDGRKILPERALEITSGVLRALDYSHRAGIIHRDIKPGNVMLTPAGNVKVMDFGIARAVSDASSTMTQTAAVVGTAQYLSPEQARGETVDSRSDVYSTGCLLYELLTGRPPFVGDSPVSVAYQHVREPAQPPSSLDEDLTPEIDAIVMKALAKDVDERYASAAAMKQDIDNYLAGRPVQAPAVVPAPATTFLPPSDPTRVTPVAQHAAEDDDPPRKRRGLLVLLALLVLALVAAALVFLPRLLDTGAQQVQVPSVTGMTRAQAERTIQAQGLEVGEVTESENDQVARNRVISQSPQAGDPADAGSAVDYEVSLGPPDLTLPDVVGDDKDSAAATLRQEGVRVVLSERNADDPTDQVVEMQPPAGTDVAPGSRVTLFWSDGPEQVPDVVGRTEAEARRLIEAAGFRVSRVTDSNPTDQEPGTVLQQSPEAGQTNDAGSTVTIVVSTYEPPSEEPSPTEEPSASPTEEPSASPSASPSP from the coding sequence ATGACGCAACCGCACCGCATCGGCGGCCGCTACGAGATCGGGGAGCTCCTCGGCCGCGGCGGCATGGCCGAGGTCCGCAAGGGCACCGACATCCGGCTCGGGCGCACCGTGGCGGTCAAGCGGCTGCGCACCGACCTGGCCAGCGACTCCACCTTCCAGGCGCGGTTCCGCCGCGAGGCGCAGTCGGCCGCCTCGCTCAACGACCCCTCGATCGTGTCGGTCTACGACACCGGCGAGGAGATGGCCACCGACGGCAGCAACGTCGCCCAGCCCTACATCGTCATGGAGTACGTCGCCGGCCGCACCCTGCGCGACGTCATCCGCGACGGCCGCAAGATCCTGCCCGAGCGGGCCCTCGAGATCACCTCGGGCGTGCTGCGGGCGCTGGACTACAGCCACCGGGCCGGGATCATCCACCGCGACATCAAGCCCGGCAACGTGATGCTGACGCCCGCCGGCAACGTCAAGGTCATGGACTTCGGCATCGCCCGGGCGGTCTCCGACGCGTCCAGCACGATGACCCAGACCGCCGCCGTGGTCGGCACGGCGCAGTACCTCTCCCCCGAGCAGGCCCGGGGCGAGACGGTGGACTCGCGCTCCGACGTCTACTCGACCGGCTGCCTGCTCTACGAGCTCCTCACCGGCCGTCCCCCCTTCGTCGGCGACAGCCCGGTGTCGGTGGCCTACCAGCACGTCCGCGAGCCGGCCCAGCCGCCGTCGAGCCTCGACGAGGACCTCACCCCCGAGATCGACGCCATCGTGATGAAGGCGCTGGCCAAGGACGTCGACGAGCGCTACGCCAGCGCGGCGGCGATGAAGCAGGACATCGACAACTACCTCGCCGGCCGCCCGGTCCAGGCGCCCGCCGTGGTGCCGGCCCCCGCGACCACGTTCCTGCCGCCCAGCGACCCCACCCGCGTCACCCCGGTGGCCCAGCACGCCGCCGAGGACGACGACCCGCCCCGCAAGCGCCGTGGCCTGCTGGTCCTCCTCGCGCTGCTCGTGCTCGCCCTGGTCGCGGCCGCCCTGGTCTTCCTGCCCCGGCTGCTCGACACCGGGGCCCAGCAGGTGCAGGTGCCGAGCGTGACCGGCATGACCCGGGCGCAGGCCGAGCGGACCATCCAGGCCCAGGGCCTGGAGGTCGGCGAGGTCACCGAGTCGGAGAACGACCAGGTGGCGCGCAACCGGGTCATCTCCCAGAGCCCGCAGGCCGGCGACCCCGCCGACGCCGGGTCCGCCGTCGACTACGAGGTCTCCCTCGGCCCGCCCGACCTGACGCTGCCCGACGTGGTCGGCGACGACAAGGACTCCGCGGCCGCCACCCTGCGCCAGGAGGGGGTCCGCGTCGTGCTCAGCGAGCGCAACGCCGACGACCCCACCGACCAGGTGGTCGAGATGCAGCCGCCGGCCGGCACCGACGTCGCGCCGGGCTCGCGGGTGACGCTGTTCTGGTCCGACGGGCCCGAGCAGGTGCCCGACGTGGTGGGCCGCACCGAGGCCGAGGCGCGTCGGCTCATCGAGGCCGCCGGCTTCCGGGTCAGTCGCGTCACCGACTCCAACCCGACCGACCAGGAGCCGGGCACCGTGCTGCAGCAGAGCCCCGAGGCCGGCCAGACCAACGACGCCGGCAGCACCGTGACGATCGTGGTCTCGACGTACGAGCCCCCGAGCGAGGAGCCCTCGCCCACCGAGGAGCCCAGCGCGTCGCCCACCGAGGAGCCCAGCGCCAGCCCGAGCGCGAGCCCCTCGCCCTAG
- a CDS encoding peptidoglycan D,D-transpeptidase FtsI family protein, translating into MNRPIRNCAVGCLLLFLALLANATYVQYWQADDLTSLSQHPDNIRVRDAEFSRERGSILVRGRAVAQSNPSDDSYQFQREYPQAARYAHLTGYFTRDFGLGGVEATQNSILSGSDSKLFVNRVVDLADNETPKGGSVTLTIDPQAQQAAYDGLRALGDSVQGAVVAIEPRTGKILAMVSNPTFNPNRLASHDFQAAGRYKDQLLSSGGASPLNNKAIEEVLPPGSTFKLVTAAAALESGDYDPDTQVPGGARLDLPQTSTDLVNESGGSCGGDTITLTRALEVSCNVSFGAVGLDLGADALRTQAEKFGFGTRTFEDLDDALTRQAVSRFPEDPDKPQTALSAIGQFDVAATPLQMAMVTAGIANDGTVMKPYLVDETLSPKLETLEKTEPESMPDQPAMSSSAARDLRQMMVSVVDQGTGTTAQIPGVQVGGKTGTAQSSPERPPYAWFVSFAPAETPSVAVAVLVQDAGVERDQISGSGLAAPIAKSVMEAVIGR; encoded by the coding sequence ATGAACCGCCCCATCCGCAACTGCGCGGTCGGCTGCCTGCTGCTCTTCCTGGCGCTGCTCGCCAACGCCACCTACGTGCAGTACTGGCAGGCCGACGACCTCACCTCGCTGTCCCAGCACCCCGACAACATCCGGGTCCGCGACGCGGAGTTCTCCCGCGAGCGCGGCTCGATCCTGGTCCGGGGCCGGGCGGTCGCGCAGAGCAACCCCTCCGACGACAGCTACCAGTTCCAGCGGGAGTACCCCCAGGCCGCGCGCTACGCCCACCTGACCGGCTACTTCACGCGCGACTTCGGCCTCGGCGGCGTCGAGGCGACCCAGAACTCCATCCTCTCGGGCAGCGACTCGAAGCTCTTCGTCAACCGGGTCGTCGACCTCGCCGACAACGAGACCCCCAAGGGCGGCAGCGTCACCCTGACGATCGACCCGCAGGCGCAGCAGGCGGCGTACGACGGGCTCCGGGCGCTCGGCGACTCCGTCCAGGGCGCGGTCGTGGCCATCGAGCCGCGGACCGGCAAGATCCTCGCGATGGTCTCCAACCCGACCTTCAACCCCAACCGCCTGGCCAGCCACGACTTCCAGGCAGCCGGGCGCTACAAGGACCAGCTGCTCTCCTCGGGGGGCGCCTCGCCGCTGAACAACAAGGCGATCGAGGAGGTGCTGCCCCCGGGCTCCACCTTCAAGCTCGTCACCGCGGCCGCGGCGCTGGAGTCCGGCGACTACGACCCCGACACCCAGGTGCCCGGCGGGGCCCGCCTCGACCTGCCGCAGACCAGCACCGACCTCGTCAACGAGAGCGGCGGCTCCTGCGGTGGCGACACCATCACCCTGACCCGGGCCCTCGAGGTGTCCTGCAACGTCTCCTTCGGCGCGGTGGGGCTCGACCTCGGCGCCGACGCGCTGCGCACCCAGGCCGAGAAGTTCGGCTTCGGCACCCGCACCTTCGAGGACCTCGACGACGCGCTCACCCGCCAGGCGGTCAGCCGGTTCCCCGAGGACCCCGACAAGCCGCAGACGGCGCTCTCGGCCATCGGCCAGTTCGACGTCGCCGCGACCCCGCTGCAGATGGCGATGGTCACCGCCGGCATCGCCAACGACGGCACCGTGATGAAGCCCTACCTGGTCGACGAGACGCTCTCGCCCAAGCTGGAGACGCTGGAGAAGACCGAGCCCGAGTCGATGCCCGACCAGCCGGCGATGAGCTCCTCGGCCGCCCGCGACCTGCGCCAGATGATGGTCTCGGTCGTCGACCAGGGCACCGGCACCACCGCCCAGATCCCCGGCGTCCAGGTCGGCGGCAAGACCGGCACGGCCCAGAGCTCGCCCGAGCGGCCGCCGTACGCCTGGTTCGTGTCGTTCGCCCCCGCCGAGACCCCCTCGGTGGCCGTGGCGGTGCTGGTGCAGGACGCCGGCGTCGAGCGCGACCAGATCTCCGGGAGCGGGCTGGCCGCCCCCATCGCCAAGTCGGTCATGGAGGCGGTGATCGGGCGGTGA
- a CDS encoding protein kinase domain-containing protein: MTAAAPERYTRRRLIASGGMGEVWEARDTLLGRDVAVKVLRRELADDAGFRARFSAEARHAAGLQHPGIAAVYDVGVPTDGQPPYLVMELVDGRPLSDLLAGDRALDPEQTRRLALQVARALGVAHRAGVVHRDVKPANLLVMPTGQVKITDFGIARAAGDASLTQTGQIVGSPHYLSPEQARGEASTPASDVYALGVVLFECLSGRRPFGAETAVATALAHLRDEVPPLPDGLPEDLVRITRRALAKDPAERYPDGDALAEALDGRDDATVAAPVPPADATRVLPAATRVAPAVPAATRVAPAAAAGLSGSGARGARPSAALLVGLLLGAAVVVGLLVARPWEDADTAGTPAERSPGPTSRTSATSDPTPTEAASPADTPSQTPEPSPDSSPESTPTDTPSEAAPSDVVPSDAVPTDALPPGQQKKADKTDDPGARDSGPKGD, encoded by the coding sequence GTGACCGCTGCCGCCCCCGAGCGGTACACCCGCCGGCGCCTGATCGCCTCCGGCGGGATGGGCGAGGTCTGGGAGGCCCGCGACACCCTCCTGGGCCGCGACGTGGCGGTCAAGGTGCTGCGCCGCGAGCTGGCCGACGACGCCGGCTTCCGGGCGCGCTTCAGCGCCGAGGCCCGGCACGCGGCCGGGCTGCAGCACCCCGGCATCGCGGCGGTGTACGACGTCGGCGTGCCGACCGACGGGCAGCCGCCGTACCTCGTGATGGAGCTGGTCGACGGCCGACCGCTGTCGGACCTGCTCGCCGGCGACCGCGCCCTCGACCCGGAGCAGACCCGGCGCCTGGCGCTCCAGGTCGCCCGGGCCCTCGGCGTCGCCCACCGGGCGGGCGTGGTGCACCGCGACGTCAAGCCGGCCAACCTGCTCGTGATGCCCACCGGCCAGGTCAAGATCACCGACTTCGGCATCGCCCGCGCCGCCGGGGACGCCTCGCTGACGCAGACCGGGCAGATCGTCGGCTCGCCCCACTACCTCTCCCCCGAGCAGGCCCGGGGCGAGGCCTCGACCCCGGCCAGCGACGTCTACGCCCTGGGCGTGGTGCTCTTCGAGTGCCTCAGCGGCCGGCGCCCCTTCGGTGCGGAGACCGCCGTCGCCACGGCCCTGGCCCACCTGCGCGACGAGGTGCCCCCGCTGCCCGACGGCCTGCCCGAGGACCTGGTGCGGATCACCCGGCGCGCCCTGGCCAAGGACCCCGCCGAGCGCTACCCCGACGGCGACGCGCTGGCCGAGGCCCTCGACGGCCGCGACGACGCGACCGTGGCCGCTCCCGTCCCGCCCGCCGACGCCACCCGGGTGCTGCCCGCGGCCACCCGGGTCGCCCCCGCCGTGCCGGCGGCCACCCGCGTCGCCCCCGCCGCGGCAGCCGGACTGTCCGGCTCCGGCGCCCGCGGCGCGCGCCCGTCGGCCGCCCTGCTCGTCGGCCTCCTGCTCGGCGCCGCGGTCGTGGTCGGCCTGCTCGTCGCGCGCCCCTGGGAGGACGCCGACACTGCTGGGACCCCCGCCGAGCGGTCGCCGGGCCCGACCTCCCGGACCAGCGCGACCTCCGACCCGACCCCGACCGAGGCGGCCAGCCCGGCCGACACCCCCTCGCAGACCCCGGAGCCCAGCCCCGACAGCTCCCCGGAGAGCACCCCCACCGACACCCCCAGCGAGGCCGCGCCCTCCGACGTCGTGCCCAGCGACGCGGTGCCGACCGACGCGCTCCCGCCCGGCCAGCAGAAGAAGGCCGACAAGACCGATGACCCCGGCGCCCGCGACTCGGGACCGAAGGGAGACTGA
- a CDS encoding peptidylprolyl isomerase produces MSDLKATLKTNRGDIVINLFPDHAPATVENFTGLAEGTKDYKDDAGRSGVPFYDGLGFHRVIDGFMIQGGCPLGTGTGGPGYKFKDEFHPELQFDRPYLLAMANAGPGTNGSQFFVTVTPTPHLNRRHTIFGEVADQASRDVVDAIATTRTGAGDRPVDAVVIESVEIERP; encoded by the coding sequence ATGTCCGACCTCAAGGCCACGCTCAAGACCAACCGTGGCGACATCGTCATCAACCTGTTCCCTGACCACGCGCCCGCGACCGTGGAGAACTTCACCGGCCTCGCCGAGGGGACCAAGGACTACAAGGACGACGCCGGCCGCTCGGGTGTCCCGTTCTACGACGGCCTCGGCTTCCACCGCGTCATCGACGGCTTCATGATCCAGGGCGGTTGCCCGCTGGGCACCGGCACCGGTGGCCCGGGCTACAAGTTCAAGGACGAGTTCCACCCCGAGCTGCAGTTCGACCGCCCCTACCTGCTCGCGATGGCCAACGCCGGCCCGGGCACCAACGGCTCGCAGTTCTTCGTCACCGTCACCCCGACGCCGCACCTCAACCGTCGCCACACGATCTTCGGCGAGGTGGCCGACCAGGCCAGCCGCGACGTCGTGGACGCCATCGCCACCACCCGCACGGGTGCCGGCGACCGTCCCGTCGACGCCGTGGTCATCGAGTCGGTGGAGATCGAGCGGCCGTGA